The following coding sequences are from one Lycium ferocissimum isolate CSIRO_LF1 chromosome 3, AGI_CSIRO_Lferr_CH_V1, whole genome shotgun sequence window:
- the LOC132050533 gene encoding LOW QUALITY PROTEIN: F-box/LRR-repeat protein 12 (The sequence of the model RefSeq protein was modified relative to this genomic sequence to represent the inferred CDS: deleted 1 base in 1 codon) — translation MQLPDDCLLLIFQHLDCTSDRESFGLTCRRWLQIQNQNRRSLQFQIEYPILNISSSSQNDTQISTFQLYRLLNRFQNLDSLSLSGCTELPDSALALLPQHASKLQSLHLDFCFRITDNGLSSVASGCSSLVILSLYRCNVTDYGLEALSNSCLALEDLNISYCSRISDYGIRAISQNCRHLRAIRISYCGNLTGVGFQGCSQTLTYLEADSCRLEPKGIRSILSGGGLEYLSMSNLTWSHRVDGLGFAAKLRVLNFRMCGMTGDDCIMAIAKDCPSLQEWNLAICHGVKIGGWESIASHCHNLKTLHVNGCRNLTDRGLQALRSGCKRLSVLYITRCSQISVVALEMFKVARGNVEVKEEEITCICPHGAFRF, via the exons ATGCAGCTTCCAGACGATTGTTTGCTCTTGATTTTTCAACACCTTGACTGCACATCTGACCGTGAATCATTTGGCTTAACATGTCGTCGTTGGCTTCAGattcaaaatcaaaatagaaGATCTTTACAGTTCCAAATCGAATATCCT ATACTTAATATCTCCTCATCATCTCAAAATGACACCCAAATCAGTACCTTCCAGTTATATAGGCTTCTGAACCGTTTCCAGAACCTAGATTCATTGTCCCTTTCTGGATGCACCGAGCTTCCAGATTCAGCTTTGGCTTTGTTACCACAGCATGCCTCAAAATTACAAAGTCTTCATCTAGACTTTTGTTTTAGGATAACTGATAATGGTCTTTCCTCTGTGGCATCTGGTTGTTCTTCGTTGGTAATACTAAGTCTTTACCGGTGTAATGTTACAGATTATGGGTTAGAGGCCTTATCTAATTCTTGCCTAGCTTTAGAAGATCTGAATATCTCGTATTGCTCTCGAATCTCTGACTATGGCATAAGAGCTATTTCACAAAACTGCCGTCATCTTAGAGCTATTAGGATATCCTACTGTGGAAATCTAACCGGTGTTGGCTTTCAAGGATGTTCTCAAACTCTGACTTATTTGGAAGCTGATTCCTGTAG GCTTGAACCTAAAGGAATACGGAGTATCCTAAGTGGAGGCGGTCTTGAATACTTGAGTATGTCTAACTTGACCTGGAGCCATCGTGTGGATGGTCTCGGATTTGCTGCAAAGTTAAGAGTGTTAAATTTCCGAATGTGCGGAATGACTGGCGATGATTGTATCATGGCAATAGCAAAGGATTGTCCGTCGCTTCAAGAATGGAACTTAGCAATATGTCATGGGGTTAAAATAGGAGGTTGGGAATCTATTGCATCACATTGTCATAACTTGAAAACGCTACATGTGAATGGCTGTAGAAATCTTACTGATCGAGGATTGCAAGCTTTGAGAAGTGGATGCAAACGTCTTTCGGTTCTTTACATTACCAGATGTTCTCAAATCAGTGTTGTAGCTTTAGAGATGTTTAAAGTTGCAAGAGGAAATGTagaagttaaagaagaagaaataacgTGTATTTGCCCTCATGGGGCCTTCAGGTTTTAA